The window CTTCTGTCCATTCCTGAAGCCACTCCCTCCGTAGTGAAACATGTTGATGCAGTATATAaggtttaaaaaggaaattttgagtAATACGTTTTCCTAGGAGCTAAGGACTCATGATTTACTCTCCGGAGTGTCAAGGACCTATTAAAGAACATGGGTATGGGAGCAAAACTTCTTTCTGTTCCGTTTTTGGTTTTTCACACTATCAAATTCACAAAGGAGTATCTTGGTAAGTAAGAATATGCTCTCTGGAGTCAGATTATCAAGACTGCAACCTTGCTGGTGCTGTTATTAGCTGAATGATGTAAGGTAAGTAACAACCTCTCTGTGAGTCAGTTTCCTTAtgcataaaatattaacataaaatatttattgagtataaaataaaactgaaaaatagagtCCTTGAGGGTTAAATGAGACCTTGACTGGGAAATGCTTAGCAGTTAGATTTTTCAGACCTTCTCAAAGTAGCAATTTAAGGCCACCATCATTTATTAGCTCACAATTGTGGGAGTTAGCACTTTGGGCTAGGTTCAACTAGGTTGTTCGCTAGTCTCACCTAGAGTCACCGTGTGGCCATAGTCAGCTGGAGGGTCATCCATGAGCTGGTAGGACCAGGTTAGTCATGGTCCCAAGCCTGGCTGTGACACTAGCTTTGTTTGCACTGTTTTTTTACTACAGTGATAGAAATAGGCTGGGCAACATGTAAAGTTAAAAGGGtactgtattagtcagggttctctagggGAAcggaatcaacaggaagtataattataaaaagcagACTTATTAAGTTGGCTTCATGCCCAGAAGCTGGGTAGTCCATAATGGGAAGAACCAGtggctgcacagtccaagaggctgaagctcCAGAAAAGAAGGATCTTAGTCTGAGACCAAAGGTTTCTGGAGAATCCACTTTGCAAGAGTGAAAAAGCGAGAGCCGACATCCTCAGAATCCCAGAAGTAATCAAGAACCTGTTgaagaagaatggagcttgcatctgcttccttgttcttccaacttttattctatccaagacATCATCTTATTGGTGGGTGCTGCCCACGCTTAgagagggtctccatttcagttgggtatcccacatgccaatcattcctggACACGCCCTCATCAACACACCCATAATCCTCTTCatccttggcatctcttaattcaatcaatttgacaattcaaattaaccattacaggtACTGAGGGGCCAGAAGACAACATTGTAAAGCTTCTTACTAAATCACATTTGCTTTCATTGCATTGGCCAAGCCGTATTAGCTGGCTATGTTCAAAGtcattttagagagaaaatcAGATTAGTTAGGTAGGAATAATCTGGGACCATTATAGCAACAATTGATTGCACTGTGCCTAGAAACTGACCAGTAAATTTTAGTTAATATCTCTACATCTCATCTCCTTTGGTCACCTTTATTGTCCCGTGATGTATTCAAGACCTGTGAtattatgctaattttaaattttaaaatatatgggagtGATGTAACTGTTTTCATCTAACGCCTATATCATGACTGAACATGTGATTTGTTAATTCTGTCCACATACCTTCCGACTCCTTTGGGCAGTTTTTCCCAAACATTAATGGAGGATGAAATCTCATATGATGCCTTGCTTTCCCCCATCTAGGCTTACAGGCCAGCCTGGATAAGGTGATAAAAAACCTTGTAGCCATTCATTCGGGCCAAGTCAAGCACACACAATGCTTTCTCTACATGATACATGACACAGCAAAGAAACTGGCTCCTTCGCTGCTGGATGGAAAGAACGCATCTCCCGATGGTGACAAACTCAAGTCCCTGTAAGTCTGAGAGGAGCCAAGCTGCACCACTCAGTTGTCACCACTGAAGTTGTCTCCTGTGTTAGGGTTCCAGGACtgtcaaaaatattaacacaaacTGGAAGGGGCTTCAAACAACAGAATTTCATTCTCTCGTGGCTTTGAAATCTAGAAGTCCCAAATCAAGGTGTGAGCAGGGCCATTCCCCCTCTCAGGTCCACAGAAGAGAGTCCTTCCTTTCGTCCACCAACTTCTGATGCCTCTGTCTAGATGTTGCATCGCTGTGGTCACGAAACAATCACTGTCGCTTGGCATTCTCCTCTGTGTGTCTTCTCCTCTTTTGTCTAAGGACACTTGCCATTGGATTGATAATCCACAGGATAATCAGGGCGATTTCATATTGAGATTCTCAATTTAAGGATCCTTATATCTTCAAAGATGACTTTTCTAAACAAGATCACAGGCACAAGTGCCAGGTGAAGGTACCTTTTTGAGGGACTACCATTTAACCTGCTATCCTTTCCAACTTCTCTCCCAGCTTTTGTTCTGACCCCCTTGGGATCTGTTTTCTGCAAAGTAGCCCAagtgatcttttttaaaatttaaataaaaccacGTGCCTCTCCTGCTTAAAAGATTCCCAATACTTTCCATCTCACCTTGAAATACTTCTGAACTCTTTCTCAGCCCTGTAAGAGCCAGTATCCATTTCCTTTCAGAGATGGCCTCTTGTTTATTTCCTCCAACAACCCTGGCCTTCCTcttgtcaaaaaacaaaattgcaaCACATTTAGTTTAAAGATATTAACTGACCTTTATATGTGGTTCTGGAATCAAGCAACCTCTTGTTCCACAAAACAGTGTTCCAAGGGGGTAGACTGAAGAGGTTGGTTTTCTAGACAGAGAAGATTTCAAGAAAGCAGATAACAATTTGTTCTAGGTTTGGTGACCTGGAACTTTAGTACTAGCGatcatatttttggtttttaatctgATCTGTGGAGCCCAGTGCAAAACTTAATTCATAATAATGATCTCCTGTAATTTTTATTGAACTCTTCCTACTTGATCATCACAAGCTCAGGCCCTTTGAATTAGCTCTTCTGTCTAAAATGTCTCTCTCTCACCCACCGAATATTTGCACCCAGGATTTCTTTCATTATCCAAGAGTATTCACCGCTCTCCCCACCCCCGTTAGTCAAGTCACTTCCCAGTTATTCTGCACACGTGACCCAGTTTTGTTTTCTTCGTTGTGCTTGTGATTATCTAATATTGGCTAGTTTACTTATTTGCTGTTTAAATCCTACCCCAACAATATTGCAAATCCTATAGGAGCAGGGATCTCGCCCTCTGTTGTTCACTGATAGATTCTCATGTAGTCACCTGGCACATAGTGGGTGCTTAGTGTGTTTAATGAATTCACTTCATGAAACAAATGGGTTCCAATAAGAATCATTTGAACAAATTATCTATTCTTTCCCACTGAATTTTTCATGTAATTGAGAACAGAATTAAAAGTTTTGAGTGGAGATTTGATCTCGAGATGCTCAGCCCTATGGCCTTCTGAGCTTTTGTGTCAGGAAAAGTTTTATTCACGTAGTAAAGGACATTACAACCTAGAAAGCACCTCCATGTCTAAAGTCTCAAAGGATCCTCGTGACCCTTTGAGATAGACAGAAAGGAGGCATAACTTTCATTTTCTCCATGGAAAGCAGGTGCTGATGATGGAGTGGTTGCTCAACATGTGGACCGTGAAGGACATAACTGGAGCTTGAGAATAGATCTTCTAGTCCCTCATCCAGGGCTCTTTCCAGCATGTTCCCCTGGCCCCTTTACACACTGTAGAAATCTTCAGACTTACATGTTCTGTCACATGGTGTCCTTCTCTGGACTACACTTTCTCATTTGTTCAACACAATGGCCCAGGTCCTCAGACACCAACATTCTAAGGTTCCACAATTCTAAACAGGGACTTTCCTGCTTGCTAGCAAATTTTCTATGCAACTTCTCTATGTCAAATGGGGATAATCACACCTGAGCTAACTACCTTGCAGGGTTATAGACAAAACCAAATGAAACactgtaaataatttttatctgcCTGGTGCTGGATCTAATCACCAATAAACATTGGCTCATTGAAGCCTAATAGTGATTTTCTAAGGAGGTGTGTTTATCATCTCTAGTCATcagatgaggaaaaggagaaagtgaGAGATTAATTTATCAAGCCAAGCCACACAAGTGTTGATAGGAACCAGCAGTCTGGCTATGACTTAGATAGGCTTCTGTTTGCCTCTCAGGacaatttgggggaaaatgaaatatttcacaatGTGTGTGATAATAAGGATGGGTCTTTTCCCTTGTTCCCAATAGCGACCAAGAGATGTTTAAACACTCATCCCTGGATATTACCCATGCTGCCTTGGTGAATAAATTCTGGTATTTTGGTGGCAATCAAAGAAGTCAGAGATTCATTGAGCGCTGTATCCGGACCTTCCCCAGCTTCTGTCTGCTGGGGCCTGAGGGGACCCCTGTGAGCTGGTCCATGATGGACCAGACTGGAGAGCTGCGAATAGGAGCTACTGTGCCTGAGTACCGAGGTCAAAATCTCATTTATCACATCGCCAGATGCCAGACCCAGACTCTGGGAAAACGTGGCTTCCCCATGTATGCTCATGTGGATAAGGCCAACCACACCATACAACGAGTGACCCTCAGGCTGGGTAATATCCCCATGCCCTTTGACTGGAACCAGTGGAACTATGTGCCTCTGTGAAAGTGGCCCTGGACATAAGACAGTATTCAGTGACTTTGCATGTGGCTGGAGAAGAGGATGTGTAAACGGGGGGAAGGAATACATTGTAATGGAGTGGACTGTGAGTTCGAGGAAATGGGGATGAGTGGTGAACAGCAGAACCGGGGTCCCTGCCCTCAAATGGCTAATGAACTTTGCTTTGCTTCCTCAGCATGAAATTGAACCAGTACCCTACTCCCAGGCTGGCTCAGCTCCCACATTCTCAGGGTCCCTGCAGGCATTTCTATGTTGCTCTCCTAACTCATTGACCAGTGTGCATTTGCCAGGAAGTGGGTTCTATGATTTCCCCCTCTGGCTTCCTATAGCTTTTCTTTTATTGGCTGGAGAATAGCCTGTTTCCTGAACAGGTCTTTTGAAAAATCATTCTTTTCCAGACTTCCTAGGCCTTGAAATATATTACAGACATGCACAATATACACAAATACATTACACATGAAATATATTACACATAGGCACAATATACACAAAGCAATAATGAGAATAATTAAGAAGACACTCAGAATATTTTTGCAACGAGTATTAATATCTTTTGCAATGAGTTATCTTTTGCAGTTCATACCCCAGGAAGGGTAATCTGACATTGCTTCTAGAGGCTGAGCTTCCTTAATCCCCCACCCTCGGTGATCCTGTCATAATAAAGAGATTCTAAAAACAGAAAGATTATTTGATTCTTTGGTTGTGGAAGCTTCATCTACATGGTTCATGAGGGGAGATGGATGTAGGGAGAGGAGAAAGTGAGAAGACTCAGACCAGGGAGATGGATATTTATTATCAGGCACAGGCCTGTGGGAGGCTTTGTACAGGATTGAGACCGGGTTCCACCTGGTAGCAGCACACTGCTTTGGAGATACCTGAACCCTGTGCAATACAAGCGAGGGCCATGTAGGAATCTGGTGGATACAGGAGGCCACCAGAAAAGTCCTCTCTGAGTCTCCCTAGAAGACTGTCCAACAGTGCTAGAGAAATAACACCcactgaaaggagaaaagagagagacccTCACCAAGTTGGGACTTGAGCGCCTCACAGCCCAATTCCTCCACACTTGAGCACCAGCGAAAACACCACCCCAGAACTGTCCTGGAGTCACTGAGAGAAGAAGGGCTTTGTGACATGGATGTAAAGAGAGGAGAGCCTCATGATGTGGAGCAACAGAATCCACAatactagagagagagagatcccatCACTTCCAGCCTACAGATACCATATCTTTAATCTCAGTAGGGAATGCTGGCTTTGCATTATCCGTCAGTTAACAGTCAAATAAAGTGATCTGAAAACACTGCAAATATAGGCATGGAAAGCCTCCTGTAGCAGGGAGTAGGCCATTAGTTCCTCCAGTCCAAAACTTAAAGCCTGAGGCTATTGGTCCTGTGGCTCCAAGCAATTATTTAAGAATTTCTTCAAAGTCTGCTCTCAGTTTGCTGTGAATGACAGAATATCTGCTTTCTCCCCCAGGCTAAAGCTGCCAGAGGAGGATAAAAATACAAGGATGCTTTCTActcctttaaattcattttcaaaagttcATTTTGATAGAGGCTTTCTTATTCtattcccaaatctgaaacttttaaCAATTTCTTTTAAGAACCTGTAGGTTGTGTGTAGATTCACTTATAAATTTAGTTTtcattaagtaattttaaatgttccGAATGGTATTtatagattttgttttccttataaaGATTTTGATTCTCTGGTCATAAACAGCACCATCCTAAAAGacaaataattcttaaaagtctattaagcaaataaaaataaatcaagattcCAATAATGGTGGGAGCTGGGAATTCTTTCGAGAATCTCCACTGCAACTCCGCCACCATGGCTCCACTAGGCATTGGCCCCACTGAAGCCACCTCTGTCCTTTGTCAAACCTCTTTCTGACCTTCCAgactttcctttgaaatttcGGTGAAAGCTGCCGCGACCCCACAGCTCTTGCCTTCTGCAAACCTGCAAAACCAGCATCCCGTGGCTGCCGAGGTAGACTTCAGGCATGAGGTGTACCTGGGCCCACTTGAACCATGACTGTGAGCTGAGAAACAAATCCCAAGTCCATGGAAAGTGGCCTGGACTCAATTCCTGAACAGCTTTGTCCAAGAAGGCCTCTGGGTGTCTGATGGAATGGGCAGCCTTAAAGATTTCTAAGATACCCTCAAGGGCTTTTCCAGATGGTCCTGATTCTCAGCATTCCTGTTGATCTCTTTAGGAGGCTGATGCATGGCCACGCCATCCTCTTATGTGCATCTTTACCAGGCTGCAAAGTTTCTGAATCTTTCTGCTCTGTATTCACTCTCAAGTCTCTCTGTAAATGCCGTTAATAGCAAATATACCCATGCCACAGCCTGAATGCTTTGCCATTCAGACATTTCTTTCACACATATCTAAGATCATATCCTTTAAATTTGGCCTTCCATAAAGCTCTAGAGCATGGAAACGATGCAGCTATGTTCTTTGTAATGGTGTAACTGGGATGACCTACTTTCTAACTACCAATTGATCCTCATTCCCATCTGAGACAAGTTCCTTCGTCTCCTCATCTTCTGACTTCTCCATAGAATTGCCTGTAATATTCTGCATACAGCCTTACAAGCCTTTTCTAGCCTACTACTCCAAATTCTTCCGACTTCTATTATCCCATTCCAAAGCTGCCTTCATGTTCTTGAAGAGTTATGGTAAGGACTTCACTCCTCTGAACCAATTTtctgtattagtctgttttgtgttgctgaTAATACAATACTATAAACtagattataaagaaaagagctcATTTTGGTTCACGATTCTGGTTGAAGCTCAAGAGGCAGCATGAACAAGGGGTGATTATGGAAAAAGGGAGACGTGAGACTGAAAAGGCAAGTGGGGATGGTTGTGGCAGGCGTGGATacaaggggggaggggggagtggcTTTTGTAAgtatataaagtaaataaatttcaCTTATATTAATTGAGGGGGATGGTGGGAAGCATGAGACAGATGCTGGGGGTTAGGTAGACATCTGATGGGAATCCGTGGAAGTTCTTTTTAAGGGATGAGAAAGAAATGACTTGCAGATAAAATATGCAGAGGAGCCAGGGTCTCCCAGAAGGCCTAGCCTAAATTTGCTTAGCCAGAGTGATGACCCAGCTGCAGGTGCCCATTTGAAACTCCATGACCACTTCTTTGCTCAGACACCAGAGGCCACACCCCACCATCTCTGAAGGGTACTATCAAGTGCTGCTACTAGAACCACAGCTCCTGCCCCCACTGCCACCAGTCTGCTTAGCTGAAGACCAGAATGTGCTTATGTTTGAGGTAGTCTATGTCTTGTTCCTGTACCCTAACTGCAAATGGAGGAGGGTCTGTAGCCAGTATTTTCAACTACTTCAGTATGGGAAACCACCTTGGCATGGTAAGGCAGAGACTCTCCAAACATAAACAGGGCCTTCAAATATTGAATATCTGCAAAAGAATTATAATTTCTGGGAGACAGTATTCCTTATCCTCACTCCCCCAACCCCCCACCACCTAACAAACACCACAAATTATTATATTGAAATGAATCCTAGGTAGCACATCATTTTGCCTGTCGATACTTCATTAGTATCTTTAAAAGATGACTTTAAAAAGTATACCCAATATAATTAACAcagttaaaatgaataattattccTTAATGTTATAGACTGTCCAGTCAGTGTTGAATTTCCCCACCCATGTCTCTTTATAATTGACTCGTTTGAACCAAAATTTGAATAAGTGTTCTAActtactcttttgtttttatcacCGTTCAGTTTATTTGTTGAAGGTATCATGTTGCTTGCCTTCTAGACAAACTTTCTAGATTTGTTTAACCTGTTTTTATGCATCATAGATGTTGCTTAGATTTTTTACATTCTAGATGTAAAAGTTTGCattcagatttaattttttaggaaGAATATTTCATAACTGTGACTTCCTACTGCATCACATCAGTGAGCCGCATAAATTCTTTTGAGCATGTTCAGACTTCTATGTTTGGTCCAGCTGTTGTCAGACTTTTCCAGTCATTATAAATTTCCTTGTCAGCTATTCACCTTTTTGTTTTAGCAGCCACCGATGAAATTTACCTACATGCATTGAGTTATAAAATGTTCACTGGTTCTAGAttaataaattcaatatttaGAGCAATCTTAGCTGGAGCCTAAGAATTCCCCAGTACTGTTAAAGAGGTTGTTTGGAGAACCAAACTTTAAGAATCACTTCTCCAAGTCAAAGTCTGGGTCTGGGCTAGGTAGACCATGTGGCCTCCAAGCAATTTGGGCCCCACATACGGTTTCCCTCAAATCCATACATAGTAGGAACATACACTAAATCACTGTAAAGTCAATTGcaataatttatttccatttgtttcagctaccaacttaaaaaaacatttttgtttcattttgatgttaaaggattgatttttaatttgcttatattgtatttaagaaaactatttacatgagttcaaagtcaaatACACAAGATAGGCACATTCAAAGATGTCTAgccttcatttctattttctatattctttcaCACCCCAAGCCCATGATaagcatatttattcatttttggcttatcctttcactttttaaaatggagCAAAATACACtcttttctgaacttttttttccctgagatttATATTCCTGAAATATATCTCTGTTGGCGGgtaagggtactggggattgaactcaaggatgctgtaccactgagatacatccccaactctttttattttgagacaggatctcactaaattgtccagattGGCTTGAACTTaggaacctcctgcctcagtctcctgaattgccatgattacaggcatgcaccactgtgcctggcctaatATATATCTTAACAGCAAATATATTTCTCCtcaacctcttttcttttctgttttttaaatgagacATAATTATTTCACTGATCACTTATTGGATTAGTCAAGgttttccaaagaaacaaaatcagtaaGAGGCAGATGTAGATGACATCAATACATAGATAGATTATGAGGAATTGGTtcacatgattatggaggctgaaaAGTCCCAAGATCTGTAGACTGCAAGCTGGAGTCACACCCAGGACTCCGACTGAGTTCCAGTCCACAATCAAAAGGCAATGTCTCAGCTCAGCCAGATAGGCGCATAGATAACATAACTGCCTGAAGTAACATAGCCTTTGGAGCAAACCAGAAGTGtacaaaacaattaaaaggaaaaatgggatAGTTCAAAGGGGGCTTTTTAAGCTTTGACTATTTCTAGGACTCTAGAAAGCTCCATGTTTTCATACACTCTCTAGCATTGTGGACATGCTCAGGAAAGAGCAAAGAATACTCTCAGCTCTCTCCTCTGGCTGACCTTGAGACTCCAAGCTTCACACGGGAAGTGAAGGTTAAGGCTTCACTTAAACCACTTCCCTAAGCATCAAGGCAggatctaaaacaaacaaaagccctcAGCAAAGGCTGGGAGATGGGTGGTCCTAGGCGGTTAAGGAAGCCATGCAGTTGATCGCTGAGCTAACCAATCAGAGACATCATGGCCACAGGTGACAAACTCAAAACCACCAAATTTTATACT is drawn from Urocitellus parryii isolate mUroPar1 chromosome 4, mUroPar1.hap1, whole genome shotgun sequence and contains these coding sequences:
- the LOC113195165 gene encoding glycine N-acyltransferase-like protein Keg1, whose amino-acid sequence is MLHLQGPQMLQLLEKSLLKHLPESLKVYGTVFHINQGNPFKLKALVDKWPDFNTLVIRPEEQEMTDDLDHYTNTYQIYSKDPKNCQEFLSSPEVINWKQHLQIQSLQASLDKVIKNLVAIHSGQVKHTQCFLYMIHDTAKKLAPSLLDGKNASPDGDKLKSLDQEMFKHSSLDITHAALVNKFWYFGGNQRSQRFIERCIRTFPSFCLLGPEGTPVSWSMMDQTGELRIGATVPEYRGQNLIYHIARCQTQTLGKRGFPMYAHVDKANHTIQRVTLRLGNIPMPFDWNQWNYVPL